Within the Candidatus Poribacteria bacterium genome, the region AGAGGAAATACACAGGTTAACCTCATCCTCAAAAACCTGCTGGGCTGATACTATAATATCGGAGAGGGAAGAGAGACTGTGAGATATTTCCTTGATACATCAGCACTGGTGAAGATATATCACAAGGAAGAGGGATCAAAGTATGTTATTGAGATCTATAAAGAAGGAGAAGTCGTTATCTCAGAGCTAGCAGCGATTGAATTTCTTTCGGCAATTTACCGTAAATTCAGAGAGAAAGAGATAAGCGAACTCGCTTTAAAAGCTGTTTGTGATAAGTTTAGCGAAGACCTTGAGGCTAGATACGGTCTCCTTCAGTTTTCACCCTTAGTTATAGATGAAGCTCGAAATCTGATCCAAAAGCATGGAAGATCAAGATCTTTGAAGACATTGGATAGCTTACAACTAGCTTTCTTTCTTGTTTTTTGTGATAAAGAAGATAAGTTTCTATGTGCTGATAAAGGCCTTTTAGAAATCGCAAGGGAAGAAGGGGTATCGGTAATTGATGTAAAAGGCGGCGATGGTCATGTATGAGGTGAAACTGGAAACCTTTCAAGGGCCGCTGGATCTGCTGCTCCATCTCATTCAGAAGAACGAGATGGACATATACGATATCCCTATCGCCGAGATCACGCGACAATATCTGGAGTATCTCGATCTGATGAAAGCGTTGGACCTTGAGGTCGCCTCCGAATTCCTGGTTATGGCGGCAACCCTGCTTCAGATAAAATCACGCAGCATGCTCCCCGCACCTGCACCCGAGGAGATCGAATTCGTGGAGGGCGCCAGGGAGGAGCTGGTGAGGCAATTGCTCGAATACAAGAGGTTCAAGGAGGCGGCGGAGAAACTCAGAGCGCTTGAGATGGAAAGGGAGAAGATCTTCTTCAGGGAAGTCGATCGGAGGGAACTCGAGAACAAAGAGTATGCGATCGAAGCCAGCCTATTCGATCTGCTCTCCGCCCTGAGAGATGTGCTCTCCAGGTTTCCCGATGAACCTATGGAGATCAGCGAGGAGGATATCACCGTTGAGGACAAGATGGATCAAATCATGACCTTGTTGTCGGAGAGGGAAGAACTGAGCTTCAACCGAATCTTCTCCGAACTGGCTTCCAAGAGGGAGGTGATCGTCACTTTCCTGGCGATACTGGAGCTCATAAGAATTCACCGTCTGATAGCCTATCAGACGACCATGTTCGGGGATATAATACTTCGGAAGCGTAAGGCCGATGACGATGGGGGAGCGTGAGCTGAGGAGGTTTTATGAGGATCAATATGGGAAGGTGGATGAGTCCTTCATCCGATGGCGATCGCTCTGTGCCGAGGATAAGGTGAGAAATATCGTCGATCTCACAAGGGGCATGAACTTCGGCTCCGTTATCGATATCGGATCCGGAACGGGAGCGGTTATCAAGAGGTTGTCGGAGATGGATTTCGCTGAAAGCTATTATGCTGTAGATCTGTCGGAGAGGGCCATAAGGATCGTCAGATCGGCCGGGATCAAAGGGCTTCGGGGGGCGTTGGTCGCGGATGCGGCCATGCTTCCGTTTTCGGACAAAAGCTTCGATCTCGCCATATTGTCTCACGTTCTGGAACATGTCGCCGAGCCAAAAGCCGTCTTAAGGGAGGCATCGAGGATCGCAAGGCTCGTGTTCGTCGAGATACCCATCGAGAACACGCCGATCCTTAATTTCACCTGGTGGCTTCGGAAAATCATAAGGGGGAGAAAGCGGCCGGATAACAGATACGGGCATGTAATCTTTTTCACCGAGAGGAGCGCGGATGATCTGTATAGAAGAGGGGGGCTGGTCAAACGTCGCTCTCGGAGATACATCCTTGACAGGGAGAGAATGCTGTTTCAAAAGAGAGGGTTCTGGTACATTTATAACTATCTGATCTATCTCCTCTCGCGCCTTTTGGGAGGGAGATTGACCGCCCGGCTTTACTATTGCCACTATGCCGCTTTGCTAAAGGGGGTGGGGGATGGAGGCGAAGGAGCTTAAAGGGATAATAGAGGCTTTTCTGTTCGTATCCGGTGATCCCCTCAAGCCCGATCGGATCGCCTCTACCCTGGAGGTCGAGGAGGTGGTGGTCAGATCGATTTTGGAGGAGCTTAAGGCGGAGTATGAGGAACGACTGGGTGGGATGCAGATCGTCGAGGTCGCCGGTGGATATCAGATGACCACGCGGCCGGAACATGCCGAATGGCTGCGCAAGTTCTACACCAAGCAGGTTCCCACAAGGCTCTCAAGGTCCGCCCTGGAGACGCTGGCGATAATCGCCTATAAACAGCCGATAACTAAGGCTGAGGTGGACGCCATAAGGGGGGTCAACAGCGATAGCGTCATAAACTCGCTTCTGGCCAAAGGGCTCATAACCATATCCGGCAGAAAGCGTTCCCCCGGAAGACCGCTCCTCTACTCGACCACCGATAAATTCCTCCATCACTTCGGGCTTAAAGATCTATCCGATCTGCCTTCTCTTGAGGAGATGGAGGGAATCTTCACCGATTCATAGCCGATCTTAGGGACGGAGGAGCCCTATAGGCGTATAGGATATCTTCCGTATCGCTTTATGGCGTCGTAGAAGGTGAGAATGACACTGCCGTCGCTATGGAATATCACCTTAATTCCCGCCTCCTTAAGAGGCTCGACCACCTTTCTGAGACAGGGGATAAAGGTCTGACGTGGGAACTCTGGTGAGACCATGAGCTTATCCTTGTAGGCGATATCGCTCCAGGTGTTCTCTAGCCTCGTAGATGGCGTAGCTGAACAGTTCCAATTCAGATCCTCAAGTGAGTTTATCGGCCGTTTGGTGACCCATCGGGTCATCCCTGAGATCATCCAGTTTTTCCCTCTCTGTCCCTCCTGCGACTCGTCGAAAGATGCGCCGAAGCCTCTACATAGATCTATACCTAGCCCGTGGTAGACCTTGACCATTCCCTTCAGATAATCGGGCTCGTCGCCGGCAAAATACCGATAGACCGCCCTGTTGTCTATGTAATCCCAGATGGGAACCCTGTCTCCCTCCTCGAAGTTCAGGGCGGCCATGATCCTATCGTAAACGGCTTTATCGAGCATATCGGTCCCTGTCAGAAGGTGTAGGAAAGACAGAGGGATACGTCCTCGCGGTTTGGGGTTAATCTCATGGAGGTTTTGAGCGAGAGCTTTTTGTTATGAAGCTTGGCCGTTATCCGGGCGTCGACGAAGCTGACCACGTGATTGAGCACCACACCGCCGATCATCATCTTCGCTCGTTTGAACCAGCGGTTGCTATCCTCCCTATATTGAAGGGCTCTTTGACGGAGCTGTGAGGTGTTTTCGCGCTCTGAAAGTTTTTCGTTCTTAACGCCCTCACGATCGAGCCAGTAGAACTTGCCCACCCTCTCGAGCGGTATGCCCTGTTCCGATTCGGGAGCCTGATCCGTGTAGACGTTTCTCCAGTTGTCGAACATCGTGGCGTGCTCGAAATCCTCCATGTTCCACTTCTCAAACATGTCGGGCCACTTCTCCTCAGGCACACCGTCAAAACCCACGTTCGCCCTCACCTCAGCGACGTAGTCATCCCTCAACTGCTCGGCTTTTCTATCGAAGGCCACATATGAGGTTATCAGGGCTGCCTCGGTTATGAAGAAGAGATACCCGCGCTTGGCACCGGAGTATAACTCGCCCGATCCGGGAAGGAGAAGCGAGAAGAGAGCGGCTTTGGACGGCGATTTATACTCCTGAGAGGAGGGATTCAAGAGGGGGTTCAAAACCCGCTCAGCCCCTATGGCCGGGGCGATTGATACGAGGAGCATGAGAAGGAGCGCAATAGAGATGGAAGCTCTCATGATCACCTCCCGTCATTAGAACCTGAAAAGCAGGTCGAAGGTATTAAGCCTGACGTTATTCGGGCCTCCTCCGGGGATGGAGGCATAATCGAACTGGTAGTTCTTGAACCTGATGCCGAAGCCGTAGTTCAGCTTGTCGTTGAAGGAGCTCGTCTGTACATACGGGTCATCCTTATATCCCACTCTCAAGGCTAAGATATCGGCGAACCAGTATTCAAATCCCAGGCTTTTCTGCATGTTGGAAGGCTTAAAGGCATATATGCCTATTCCCCGTTCCTCCTCGATCTGACGTCTCAGCTCATCGTCGCTTGGTGGTGTCTCTCCCGCCTGTATCAGTTTCTCCTTACGCTGTTGGATAGCGAATTGCATCTCATCCTCGTCCTCCTTGAACTTGTCGATGAAGGCCACGAGGTCGCCCGTGATCCTGGCCTTATGATACTTGCTGTCCAGTATCTGGAATCCCACCCCCATTCTCATCGTCCTGGGCAGCGGATCGCTCTGGTTGGCGTCTTTGAACTGTATCCTTGTACCCCAGTTCTGCACCGATACCCCTAACGTCAGAGGTGATATCCTGTATTGCAGGCCTATATCGGCTGCATAGGCGGTGGCCGATTCGGGACCGAGCTTCTGTCGGATGATCCTTCCGCTGACGCCCGCTTTGAGGTTCGGGAGGAACTCGTCGGCGTAGGAGAGAGTGAGCGCCCAGTTCGTGCCGAGCGATTCCTGTCTGACCACCTCAGGCGAGTCGACGGTCACATCTATCACACCCTGGCCGTTAAGCTGCAATCCGAGGCCGAAGACGCCGAGATCGCCCGCGGGGAAGGCTGCGGCAAATATGCCGTAGTATATTCCCTCTCCCGCTTCGCCGAAGCGAGCGCCGGCGTTGTTATAGGATATGGCGGTCTGAATCTCCTTAACGCCTGCCAACCCGCCTGGATTCCACAGTATCGCCATCACGTCGCCGGACGAGGTCGAGTAGGCCTCACCCATCGCCGCGGCTCTCGTTCCTCCTCCCAGGGAGAGAAATTGAGCGGCCGTCCTGCCCGCTCCCGCCTCACCGTAGGGAACTATAAACCCCAACGTCAGCAGGATCAACGTCACAAAGTATGGAAACTTCCGAACCCATTCCTTTGACATCATGGGTAACTCTCCTCTCACTCTCAATGGAAATTTCGTCGCATTCAACGTAGCATTAGGGGCGACCGTTTACAAAGAATCCATGTTCTGGTAGAATTATCGGCGGTTGGAAGGGCGAGGTTTAGGAGGTGTATGGATGTTCGTCACGCTTATGGTATGGATGGCCTATACGGCAGAACCGGACGTGCCGTTCCATATCCCCTGGGAAATCCCATCCGATTCGCTGGTGGATGCCAGCATATCGTTTGATCCGCCGGCGGGTAAGCACGGGTTCATCACCGTGCGCGACGGCCATCTATATTTCACCGACGGCACGAGAGCGCGCTTTTGGGGGACAAACCTGTCTGGCGGAGGATGTTTCCCATCCAAGGAGATAGCCCCGAAGCTCGTCGATCGGCTGGCTCGGTTCGGCTTCAACCTGGTGCGCTTCCACGGTATGGACTCGCGCTGGGGCAACACGATATTCGATAAGAGCTATCCCGATACGCGACATTTCGATCCCGAGCAGCTCGATCGGCTGGATTATCTGATATACCTCCTGCGTAAACGCGGGATCTACGTCAATTTGAACCTACATGTGGGACGCAGATTCACGGAGGCCGACGGCGTGAAACAGGCGGATTGGCTCGCATACGCGAAATACTGCACCATATTTGATCCCCGCATGATAGAGCTTCAAAAGGAATATGCCCGCATGTTGCTTACCCATCGAAACCCGTATACGGGCCTCACCTATGCCGAAGATCCCGCTGTGGTCATCGTGGAGCTGACCAACGAAAACTCGCTGTTCAACGGCTGGCTCTCCGGCAGGCTACGAGGCAAGCAAACAGAGCCGCCAAAGGGCGCCTGGACGGATATACCGCCCTATTATGCCGAGGAATTGACGCGGCTCTACAACGAATGGCTCACCAGGAGGTATCCATCGATAGACGCCCTCGCAAGGGCATGGAGCGTGGGCTCACATGAGCCCGGGCCGCAAATGCTAGTCAATGGGGATTTCTCCCAGGCGAAAAGCGGATGGGGGCTCTTCCTGAAACCTCCGGCAGCGGCGAGATTTGAGGTGACCGATGAGGGATATGACGACAGCCCGTGTGCGAAGATCACGATCGAAAACGTGACCGATACGCGCTGGCACGTGATGCTCACACAGAGGAGGCTGAAGCTGAGAGGGGATAAATCATATCGCGTCGTCTTTTACGCCAGGGCCTCTACGCCCCGTAACCTTTCAGTCGAGGTATGTCACGACGGCCCCTGGCGCGGGTACGGAAACGGGCGTTTCGAGATCGCCTCCGATTGGCGGCGATATGAGTTCACGTTCAGAATGGATGAGGATGACGACTCCGTCCGAATGAGCTTCCACCTCGGCGATGCAACTGGCGTCGTGTGGATAGACGACGTTATCCTGCAGGAGGCACCCATCTATGGGCTGCATGAGAGGGAGGATCCGTGGAGCAGCACGGTGCACAGGTTACAGCCTGAGGAGTTCACAAGCTATACCCTCGCTCGATTTCGGGATGAGGCGCTCTTCTACTTCGAGCTCGAAAAGAGGTATTACTTGGATATGTATCGATTTTTGAAGGACGAACTCGGCGTTCATGCCCTCATAGAGGGGACAAATCACAACTACGGCCTCCCGAACCTGTGGGCCCAATCGCTCATGGACCTGATGGACTGTCATGCATACTGGCAGCATCCGCATTTTCCCCGTCAACCATGGTCACGCACCGACTGGTTTATCGAGAACACGCCTATGCTCGATAAACCGCATGAGTCGACCATCGCAAGGCTGTGTCGATCATCGGTGCTCGGAAAGCCCTTCACCGTGAGCGAATACAATCACCCCTTCCCGAACGAGTATGACTGCGAGGCCCCTTTAGTCATAGCCGCATATGCCGCTCTGCAGGATTGGGACGCCGTCTATTTCTACACCTTCGGCCATCGGTGGACCGATCGCGAGCTGAGCGGCGATGTGGTGACGGGGTACTTCGATATCTGCAACGAGGTGTCGAAGCTGTGTCAGATGCCTGTCGCCTCGATCTCCTTCATCACCGGAGCGATCAAACCGGCGAAAAGGCTGGTGACCATCTCCTACAGCAGGGAGCGAACCTTCGATAGCCTTCGGGGAAAACGACACGGGATACAGTTCTTCACGGATGGCGAGCTCTCACCTCTTCTGCCACTGGTGCACCGGTTCAGAGTGGTGGGATTTGATGCCGGTCGAACTACAAGCGCCGATGAGGTGGGATTCCAAGAGCCAAAGGGGCGAATCGTTAGCGACACGGGTGAGTTAGCGTGGGAGGCAAACGGTGAGAGGACCGGACTTATGACGATAAACACGCCGCGCCTTCAGGCTGCCATCGGCTGGCTTGGAGACAGAAAAGTGAAACTGGATGACGTGACGATCGAGGTGAAGACGCCGTTCTGTGCCGTAAGCGTGATAAGCACGGATGGGAAACCGATCCGTCGATCGGAAAGCCTCCTGATCGTGGCGGCGGCGCGCTGTGCCAACACGGGGATGGTTTGGAATGAGGAGCGAACCAGTATCGACGATCAATGGGGAGGGCCGCCGATACTGATCGAGCCGGTCGAGGGAGAGATATCCCTGCACAGAGAGGTCGGCTCACCGCCTCTCATCCTCTTCGCTTTGGACGGCTCCGGACGACCGAAGGGCAAGGGACAGATCTCCTCTCCGTTCCACCTCGGTCGTGAGTATGAAACGGTGTGGTATGCTGTGAAGGCGGAGAGATAGAGGAGCGCGGTTGACCGATGCTTTGCTCTCTGTTATACTTAACTCGCATAGTTCGCTTCTCCCCTATTCTCACGCTTTTGAAGGCGAAAGGAGGAGGGAATGCCGTTTTTCGATGCCGAACGGAACATAATCGCAGGTCAGATTCGCAACAGGATGAACGAGATAGCGGGGACGGTTTACTCCGATCGCAGAGCGATCCCCGGATGGGAGTATGTCGTGACAGGCCATAAACAGGGCCCTGCTGCCCCCCCGAAGTCCGGCTGGGAACCGTTCCAGATCGGATCGAGCTGGGGCGGTCTGGACGTAACGACCTGGTTCAGGACAACGGTCACCGTTCCGGAGGAGATGGACGGCAAGAAGGTGGTCCTCCTGATCCGTCCCGGCGGCGAGGCGTTGGCCTATATAAACGGGCGTCCGGTTCAGGGGCTCGATGGAAACCGGGATGAGATCACACTCGCTCAAAAGGCCAAGGCGGGCGATCGGTTCGAGGTGATGATCGAGGCTTACAGCAACCCGCGCTTCCACCAGATCCACACCTTCCAATACGCCGACATAGCGGTCCTCAACGAGGAGGTTCGCTCCTTTCTCTTCGATGTCCGTGTAGCTGCCGAGTCGGCGTTGACGATGCCCGAAAACTCAGCCATCAGAGGGAGGATCTTCAACCTGCTCGACCGATGCGTCAAGATGGTGGATCTGCAACATATCGGATCGCCCGAATACTTCGACTCGATTAAAAGGGCGAGAAAGGAGCTGAACGAAGGGCTGAAGGAGTTCCAAAACAGCTACGGTATGGGCAGTCTGCTTCTCGCGGGGCATTCGCACATAGACACCGCCTGGCTTTGGCCGTTACGCGAGACGCAGCGCAAATGCGCTAGAACCTTTTCGACCGTGCTCAAATACATGGAGGAGTACCCGGAGTATCACTTCACGCAGAGTCAGCCCCAGCTCTACGAGTTCACCAAAAAGTACTATCCCGAGATCTACGAGGGGATCAAACGCAGGGTGAAGGAGGGACGATGGGAGCCGATCGGGGCGACGTGGGTGGAACAGGACAGCAACATCTCCTCCGGCGAATCCCTCGTCAGACAACTGCTCTACGGGAACAGGTTCTTCCGTAAGGAATTCGGGATACACTCCAGGGTGTGCTGGCTTCCGGACGCCTTCGGGTTCACCTGGTCGCTGCCCCAGCTCCTTAAAAAGGCCGGCGTGGATTACTTCGTCACCACCAAGATAGACTGGAGCCAGTACAACAAGTTCCCATACAGCCTCTTCTGGTGGCAGGGGATAGACGGTACTAGAGTTTTGGCGACAATGCCCCCGCTCAACTACAATGGAAACGTCGTGCCGCGGGATTGTCTGGAACAGTGGAACAGGTTCAAGCAGAAGGACATCTACGACGAGGTGATCTTCAGCTTCGGACACGGCGACGGAGGCGGCGGACCGACCAAGGAGATGCTGGAAAACGGGCTGAGGCTTAAGAACATGGCCGGTATACCCAGATGCCGCTTCGGAAAAGTTCAGGATTATTTCGACAGGCTCGAGAAAAACCTGGACAAATCCAAGCTCCCCGTCTGGAACGGCGAGCTGTACCTGGAGCTCCATCGCGCATGTCAGACCACCCAGGGCAGGACTAAGAGGAACAACCGCAAGAGCGAGCTTCTATATCGGGATGCCGAGATCTTCTCATCCGTTGCCATGCTGCTGGGAGAGCCGTACCAACAGGAGAAGCTCTACGAGGGATGGAAGATCATACTCTGCAATCAGTTCCATGACATCCTGCCCGGCTCCTCCATCGGTGAGGTCTACGAGGACGCCGATAGGGATTACGCCAAGGTGTTGAAGGCTGGCGGCGAGGTTCTCTCCGATGCCCTGAAGGCGATCGCCTCGAGAATAGATACCTCAGGCGATGGCGAGGCCATCGTGATCTTCAACACCCTATCGTGGACACGATCCGATGTGGCGAGTTTAAAGGTGGAGATGGAGGAGGATGATTTCACCATACTCGATCCGTCCGGCGAACCTGTCCCGGCTCAGATCGTCCGAAGCGATGGAAAGGTCAAGGAGATACTCTTCGAGGCCAGCGAGATTCCGCCTTTGGGCTACTCCGTCTACCGGCTCATACGCGGCAAGAGAACCCGATCCAGGCCGATGGCGCTGAAGGTTGATCAGCGTCTCCTGGAAAACGCCTTCTTCAGGGTGAAGCTGAACGATAAGGGACAGATCATCTCGCTCTACGACAAGCTCGCCGATAGGGAGGTGCTGGCTGAGAACGGCAGGGGAAACGTCCTGGAGCTTTTTGACGACAGACCCCATGCGCATGATGCCTGGGACATAGACTTCAACTACGAGGATATCCGGTGGGAGGTAGATCGGGTCGAGTCGGTCAAGATCGCCGAAAGCGGACCGGTTCGCGCCGCCGTCAGGGTTAAACTCCGCACCGAACGATCCTCGATAGATCAGCTTATAGCTATATACGACTCGATACCCCGTATAGATTTTATAACACATGTGGATTGGCATGAGAAGAGGACCCTGATGAAGGTCGCCTTCGAGGTTGATGTGCTTTCGCCCAAGGCGACATATGAGATCCAGTTCGGAGCCATAGAAAGGCCAACGCATCAGAACACAAGCTGGGATAGGGCCAAGTTCGAGGTTCCGGCTCAGAGATGGGCCGATCTCTCCGAGACGGGATACGGCGTCAGCATCTTAAACGACTGCAAATACGGCCATAGCATCAAGGACAATGTGATCAGACTTTCGCTGCTGCGTTCACCGATCAGCCCCGATCCGAACGCCGATCAGGGCGAACATTTCTTCATCTACTCCCTCTATCCGCACAAGGGCGACTGGAGAGATGCGCGGACGGTGAGGAGGGCATACGAGCTGAACGTCCCGCTGATAGCTCATCTGGAATCCTCACATCCCGGAGATCTCCCATCCTCCAGTTGGTTCGCCGCTATGGACGGGACAAGCGTGGTGATAGATACCGTCAAGAAGGCCGAGGACACGGATGATCTGATCCTTCGACTTTATGAATCCCACGGCTGGCGCGGAAAGGTGAGGATCAAATTCAGTAACCCGCCCCATAGGGTCTTCGAGTGTAACCTGATGGAGGAGAACGACGAGGAGTTGAAGTTAGATGATGGCGCTGTGGATCTCTACGTCAAACCATACGAGGTTAAAACGCTTAAGCTTCGGTTTCGATCATAAATTATCGCGGGAATTCTGTAATGCGTAGGGCATTAGGCGCTCTACGCATTACACCTTATATGTTTGGAGGTGTGATGCATGAGATACATCAATGTCATCCTTTTCCTGGCAATGGTGACCCTCCCTTTCGGATGCGTGCCGATGGAGAAAGGCGCTCTTAAATCAGCCCAACCAGCCGCTCAGCCCGCCCAGCCCAAGCCCCCTGCTCCGGAGGAGAAGGCCGCTAAGATAGCCTCCCTGAAGGCGGAGATCCCGAAAACCACCTTCTCACAGGGCGAACCCATAAAGCTTAAGTTCACCTTTAAAGCCAATAAGTTCGATCTCAACCTGGAGAGTATAAATTTCACACCGGAGGGCATTCTCTCGCAGACGGTCATAAAGACCTCATCGGGCGATATCGTGCTTCCGAAGGGGAGGATCGAAGCGAAAAGCGCCGTTGAAAGAGTTGGCTTCGGCGATTCGAGCTTCGATGTTGCGCCAGGGGTCACGCTCAAGGCCGGACAGACGATACAGGTAACGATCGATAATCTGCTCGATTACTACAACCTCAAGCCGGGAACATATACGTTACAGACGATCCTGAAATTGAACGTATACAAATACACCTATATCAAGAAGTCCCCGCGCCTGCTCGAGATAGAAAACGAGATCACCTCCCTGGAGAGGGATCGGAAGCTCGATCCCGACGCCAAGAGGACGGCCATACAGAGGCTCAGGGAGGAGATACGGTTCCTCAAATCCAAAAACCCCGATTTCGAGAAGGTATGCGTCAGGATGGACTCATTGATGGGTAGAACGCCGCCTATCAAATCCAATATTCTCAGCTTCACCATATCTGCATCCAAATCCCCTCGCATACCGGCAAAGAAAATAGAGAAAAGCGAAGCTCAGCCTCCTAAGTCCTCAACCCCTGAAGGGGAAACTGGAATAGCCTCCCTGAAGGTGGAGATCCCGAAAACCACCTTCTCACAAGGTGAGCCCATAAAGCTCAAGTTCACCTTTAAGGCCAATAGGTCCGATCTCAACCTGGAAAAACTCACGCCTGAGCTGATGCTCTCTCAGACAACCATCAGAACCTCCTCCGGCGATATCGTTCCTCCGAAAAGGAAGATCGTTCGGGAGGGTCCCATTGAGAGCGTGAGGTTGGATGGAAGAAGCGTCGAGGTTAAGCCGGGGGTCGCCCTCAAGGCGGGTGAAACGGCTGAGGTGATAATCGATAACCTGCTCGATTATTACGATCTCAAGCCGGGAACATATACCCTTCAGACAACCTTGAGGCTGAATATGTACAGATCCACCTATGTTAAAAAGTCCCCGTATCTCATCGAGATAGAGGACGAGATCACCTCTTTGAGGATGGATAGGAAGCTTAGTCCCGACGCCAAGAAAACGGCCATACAGAGGCTTCGAGAGGAGATACGCTTTCTCAAATCCAAAAACCCAGATTTTGAGAAGGTATATGTCAGGATGGACTCATTGATGGGCAAAACGCCGCCTATCAAATCCAACGTCCTCAACTTCACCATATCCGGGTAATCTCATGGAGGAGGGGCAGATGACGGATGTCCGAGGGAAGATATCGATTCAGAGAAGAGGCAATATACTCAACATCAAAAACTCCCTCCTGCAGGTGGCCTACGATCTAGCCAATGGGACATGGGGTTATCAGGATAAATCGGGATATCACGTCATAAGAAACGCATATTGCAGGGTCGAGCTTGAAGGTGGGACGTTCCTTACAACTCTAGATGCCGAGGAACGCCGCTTCTCGACGCAGATGATGGAGGATGAGCTGACCGGCCCCTATATACAGGTTAGGTTCTCCCATAAATGTAAATCCGGCCCGATCTCAGTCACTTTGAACATCTACCTCAACCTGTACGAGTCGCAGAACTATCTCGTCATCGGAGCGAGCGTTGAGCCTGAAGAGGGAGACGAGGTAAAGGTGCATAGGATCGACGTGATAACCGTTTCACCATGGATGGGATCGCCCGTGGGCGGGATCTTCCTGGGATCACAACCTACAAACTATCACGTGTATCTAAACACCTATAGCGATCACCCCTCTTCCGTCAGGGAGGTGTTGGATAAAGTCGATCTGACGGGAAGCGGTGAGATATGCCATAACGGCCTCATCTATGACACCGAATCCAAGCGTTCTATATCCTTCGGTTTCCTCGGCTTCTTCAAGTGGTGGGGGTCGATCGAGATGGGATACGACTCCGACCTTCAGCCGCTTAAGAACTACAAGGGCATAAACAGATGGTCGATGTATCAGATCTGGAATAGATCCATCAGTGAGGAGACCTTCTCAGAACCGGTCTACATCAACTATACCGATTTCTATCGTTCCGCTCAGGAGACCTACGTCAAGCTGGTATCCGATATCTCCGACGCTCCGAGGCCACCGAAACCAGCCCTTAGATGGAACTCAAAACCTAAGACGGGATCTGTCTCGGAGAAGTGGATATCCGATAACATCGATTGGATCGATAAGAACCCCGGAAGCTTGAGGCTTGGCGAGGGGATGATCGAATACATAGAGGTGCCATGGGGATGGCAGAGATGGAACGGAGTGGCTGAGCCGGCACCCGATGGGTTCCCAAACGGACTGGAACCCATCGTCGAGAAGATCCACCGATTCAACATGAAGGCGGCGATTTATTTCTCGCCTTTTGAGGCGGATGAGGAATGGCCCGGTTTAAATGACCTTTTTGACTGTATCCTCAGAGATCGAACCGGCTCTCCCACACATAGAGTATACGAGGGAGAGAGGAGGTCTGTCCTGCTCGACCCGACCGATCCAAAGGCTATCCTGTTTGTCACAGAACAGATCGAGAGGATCAAGAAATGGGGATTTGATGCGCTGCTGCTCGACATGGCGGGATACATAAATCATCTGGACCCATCCTTCTCACCGGTTTACAGGGATGAGGAGATCACCAGGATCGAGGCATACCGCCGAGGTCTGAGCTCCGTTG harbors:
- a CDS encoding segregation/condensation protein A; translated protein: MYEVKLETFQGPLDLLLHLIQKNEMDIYDIPIAEITRQYLEYLDLMKALDLEVASEFLVMAATLLQIKSRSMLPAPAPEEIEFVEGAREELVRQLLEYKRFKEAAEKLRALEMEREKIFFREVDRRELENKEYAIEASLFDLLSALRDVLSRFPDEPMEISEEDITVEDKMDQIMTLLSEREELSFNRIFSELASKREVIVTFLAILELIRIHRLIAYQTTMFGDIILRKRKADDDGGA
- a CDS encoding PorV/PorQ family protein → MSKEWVRKFPYFVTLILLTLGFIVPYGEAGAGRTAAQFLSLGGGTRAAAMGEAYSTSSGDVMAILWNPGGLAGVKEIQTAISYNNAGARFGEAGEGIYYGIFAAAFPAGDLGVFGLGLQLNGQGVIDVTVDSPEVVRQESLGTNWALTLSYADEFLPNLKAGVSGRIIRQKLGPESATAYAADIGLQYRISPLTLGVSVQNWGTRIQFKDANQSDPLPRTMRMGVGFQILDSKYHKARITGDLVAFIDKFKEDEDEMQFAIQQRKEKLIQAGETPPSDDELRRQIEEERGIGIYAFKPSNMQKSLGFEYWFADILALRVGYKDDPYVQTSSFNDKLNYGFGIRFKNYQFDYASIPGGGPNNVRLNTFDLLFRF
- the scpB gene encoding SMC-Scp complex subunit ScpB — translated: MEAKELKGIIEAFLFVSGDPLKPDRIASTLEVEEVVVRSILEELKAEYEERLGGMQIVEVAGGYQMTTRPEHAEWLRKFYTKQVPTRLSRSALETLAIIAYKQPITKAEVDAIRGVNSDSVINSLLAKGLITISGRKRSPGRPLLYSTTDKFLHHFGLKDLSDLPSLEEMEGIFTDS
- a CDS encoding type II toxin-antitoxin system VapC family toxin, with product MRYFLDTSALVKIYHKEEGSKYVIEIYKEGEVVISELAAIEFLSAIYRKFREKEISELALKAVCDKFSEDLEARYGLLQFSPLVIDEARNLIQKHGRSRSLKTLDSLQLAFFLVFCDKEDKFLCADKGLLEIAREEGVSVIDVKGGDGHV
- a CDS encoding class I SAM-dependent methyltransferase, translating into MTMGERELRRFYEDQYGKVDESFIRWRSLCAEDKVRNIVDLTRGMNFGSVIDIGSGTGAVIKRLSEMDFAESYYAVDLSERAIRIVRSAGIKGLRGALVADAAMLPFSDKSFDLAILSHVLEHVAEPKAVLREASRIARLVFVEIPIENTPILNFTWWLRKIIRGRKRPDNRYGHVIFFTERSADDLYRRGGLVKRRSRRYILDRERMLFQKRGFWYIYNYLIYLLSRLLGGRLTARLYYCHYAALLKGVGDGGEGA